A stretch of DNA from Zonotrichia leucophrys gambelii isolate GWCS_2022_RI chromosome 28, RI_Zleu_2.0, whole genome shotgun sequence:
gaatggggcacagagatgggaatggggaacagggaatgggaacaggaatggggatgggaaaagggaatggggaatttaacagggaatggggatgggaaaaggaagggaattGGGAAAGGGAATTCCCAGGGGACACCACTGGAATTCGGGAAGGGGAATTCCCAGAATGGAAACGGGGGGGACACACTCCTGGGGGTTCCTCATTCCAGAAGCAGTGGGATGGGGGATTCACCTCCTCAGCAACAACCtggggggggggtcccaaaGGGAGAGAACCCCCCCCAGTCCAAGCAGGAATCCAACCCCTAATTCAAGTGGGATCTTCCACATTTTCAGGGATAAAACTGAGCAAGACAGAAAGtgtccccccaaacccttcccaaatTATTCCTTCCCCAATTTAAtcagattttggttttttttctttaaatttttaattgaattcAAACACACCAAACTCACACAAAAGGGGGGGGGTGTCACTCCTCCTtggctggatttgggaattctgggatgtgGGAACAGTGCCCAACCCAGCGGGGTCAGTcccaaaaagagggaaaaggatgAGCCTGGATGAATcccatgggattttgggaagtcACATGGCACCTCCAGACCAAttcctgggaaggaattccATTCCCAAAGGATGGGAATCCCTCctctgggtggatttggggctccAGCATTCCAGAGGACACTGGGAATGTCACCTGGAGTGCCTGTCCCCCCCAGGAAAGGCTCTTCCCACTCCTCCCTGAGGGATTTTCCCTCTTCCCAACTCTTCTGCCCCAGTTCCAAAGGAAATGGcaccagggattttggggatagGCCCATCCCAAAGAAAATGGCCCCAATCCCAAAGGAAACAGGAACAGGGATATCCCAGTCCAAAGGAAATGGGAACAGGGATTTCAAGGACatccaaatcccaaagaaaCAGGACCAGGGATTTCAGGGATATCTCAATTCCAGAGAAACGGGAGCAGGGATTTCAGGGATATTCCTAAGGAAACAGGACCAGGGATACCCAGGGGAGATCCAGGGTCTAGAATCACTTCAGGTTCACACCCCAGGAGCATTTTCCATGTGACAACTCCAGAACTCCAAGGAGGGAATGCCAAGGGACACCTGAGAGCCATTGAGAGCCGCTTTTCCCAGGGAATTTCAGGAAGGAGAAGGTGGCATCAGTCCAACCTTGAGCTCGCCCCAAATCCAcgggggggagagagagagaaaaaaccccaaaaccccgcAGGGGTAGAAGGGTCCTGGTGAGGATCCCAGTCCGGGGAGGCACAGGGCTATTGGTGGCTGTTGTAGGGTTTGTGGCGCTGGTTCAGGGGGTTCTCGGGGGACCTCATCCACTCCTTCTTGAGCAGCTGGCGCAGCTGGCTCAGCCGCATGTTGGGGTTGTCCCGCCGCAGgcgcggcagctgcagctcctcgaAGGCGGCGAAGGCGGCGCGAAGGCGGCGCTCAGGGTGGCgctccaggggctgggacacGCTGGGGACATGACGGACAAGGTCACagggggaatggggacagggctgggacacgctggggacagggagggacatggTCAGGAGGGGATGGCAACATGGGGGGGACATGGTCatgctgggggacagggagggacatggTCTTGGggagacagggagggacaggcacACAGTCAggggggatggggacagggagggacagggacatgcaGGGGGATGGAGACACATCCCACAAGCCACAGGCTTGAggaagggatggggacagggctgagaCACACCAGGGAACAGGGAGGGACACAGtcatgggggacagggacagtgagggacagggacatggtcaggagggaatggggacagggacggacATgatgggagggacagggagagggataGACACAGACCCAAACAAATGGCCCTGATCCCAAAGGGAATGgcaccagggacagcagagaTGGCCCCGATCCcaaggggatggggacatggagggacacagtcccaagggcacagggacaggcatgGAGCTGGTCTCGAAGGCAACAGCCCCGATCCCAAAGGGAATGGCACCAGGGATGGCCCAATTCCAAACAAAACggccccagggacagcaggggcagCTTCATCCCAAAGGaagtggccccagtcccaaagAATTTCCTGTATTCCCCAATCCCACAGGAATCCCCCACGGATTTCAGGGACACCCCAACCCCACAGGATTTCCCGGATCCTCCAATTCCACAGGAACCCCCATCCCAACCCGTGCCTGCCCAGAACCCCAGGACACagcgccccctccccagccaccccaaatcccagatttcCCGCCGGGATCCCAACTCCCAGGGGACCATCTTTGGGGGATGGTTCGGGGGTATTTGGAGGAGATTCGGGGTTGTGGCACACCTGAGGGCGGCGATGGCGTCCTCGATGCTGCGCGCCTCCACAGAGCCCTCCTCGGGCAGCCGCCGGTTCAGGTTCTCCTCCAGCGGCAGCTCCAGGTGCgatttctccttctcccctgcGGGAAAACCGGGAATGCTAAGGAACTCCCTCAGGAAAAACGGATCATGCCTCTGGAAAACTCGGGAATTCCTTTAAAACCCCCCAGGGAAAGTCCGTTTTCCCCTCTAAAAACCttcatttttcctctaaaaaattcaatttttcatCTGGAATTTTCCCCTCTAAAAAACTTCgctttttcctctggaaatttttttttccttggaaaactcaatttttcctaaaaaaaaatcaaatcagtttttcctctgcaaaaggaaatgtaggaatgggaaatgtgggaatgggaaatgtgggaatgggatagaCATGGAAAATCAAGGACCAGGAGTGTAAATCACAGAATTCTACAGAATTCCACATCCAGAAAAGAGCTTTGGGATCAAACACAACACCAAACCCCATCCCCAAAGCGCCACATCCAGGATTTCTTGGGGACAATTGCAGGGAATGGGAACCCCAAGCTTCCCTCAGCTATTCCCAAGGtgtctcctggagcagcagcagctccccagctcaGAATTACAGAGGAATTCCCAAACCTGCATCTGcgttttccctctgctgctgctccttgcgGACATTCTCCTCGATCTGGGCCCGGGtgattttcccaggatttccctgcTTGGGGCTTTTCCCTTTGAGCTTGGAGTCCTCTTCCTCCAGCAGCCGCTGCAGCTCCTTGCGgcgctccagctgctccaggcgcCGCTTCTCCCGCTCCTCCTGGGAGGGAACATGGATTTGTGGATGGAttgatggatggatccatggatggaccCGTGGATGGATTCATGGATAGATCCATGGATTGATTCATGAATTGATtcatggatggatccatggagggaTCAACAGAATGACCCATGGATTTgtggatggatccatggagggattcatggatggatccatggattgATTCATGAATGTATCCATGGATtcatggatggatccatggagggaTCAACGGAAGGACCTATGAATTCGTGAATGAATCCATGGATGGACCCATGGATGGACCCACGGATGgaccagctccagctgctccaggtgccgCTTTTCCCACTCCTCCTGGGAAGGGCACACAGATCCATGGGGGTCACAGCCACCCCAGGAACCTCCTCCCTCTCTGGATTTCGGGATCCCcaccttcctctgctcctttctCAGGACGTGTTTGTCCTCGTCCTTCCAGAGCtcatcctccagctcctgctgccgcCGCGCCTCCGCCGCTGCCTTGGCCTCAGCCCTGCGGGCGCGTGCCGCCGCCGACTTGCTGTTCTCTCCCTGGAATTTCTTGGGCATCCCTCAAAACCTCTGGGAAACCGGGAAAAATCAGGGTTCTTCAAGGATCTGgggttggatttttggggttttttttatgggGTAAGCTGGGATTGAGGTTTGGGGtcaggcaggcagagcaccCTTGGAAatgtgcagggatggggattaaAAGTTCCCAAGGTTTCCTTCCCCAgtttccctcaggaattcttcAGCCCTTTCCCAGaaattctccagccccttcccaaaaattccctagCCCCTTCCCAAttttcctcaggaattctccagccTCTTCCCAGATTTTAGGGATTTGGAGGGGGAAAAGTCCCCAAAACTGAGGAAAAGACTGGGATAGTCcccccaaatttatcccaacCTCAGGTCAGGATACTCCTGGGACaaatttcccagatttcctccAGATCCTGGCTGATCCCAAATCTGCTCCCTCCAGGCCAAACTCCAGCCTCCCAGCCCATGGAAAAATCACCTGGAAGTCCAAAAAAACCCGAGCCAGGAAAACCCGGGATTGCCTCTATCCCGATCCAGGGGGATccagaagaagaggagaaactCCTTTAATTTGGataaacagccccaaaaacgGGCTGTGATTGTTATCCACGGTGGGAAAAGTCAAATCCAAGGAAAACAGGCGATTTCAAATCAACCAGACACGGGGGAAATCACAGCTTGGGGAGCTCTAGGGTGGAATCTTTGATTTTAATGGCagataattattaattaatttaaactgaaaataaatgacTGTTCCATTCCCGAGGTTTGGGAATGGACTCAAGGCCTGGGATGGACTCATTGCTTTTTCCTGCCTAGAACATCCTCGGAGCCATCCTAATAttctttttcctgcattttcacACTCCCTAAAATCCTTTTTCGCGCTATCCGAGCCTGCCCAGGAGCGGCATCGGGGCAGGGCCTCACCTGAGGGGCGGCAAAAAGGGACCCCCGAGCCTGGCCCGCCCCCCCAGGCCTCCCTTCCCCACCACCCCCCGGCCGTGCCCGGTGCCCCTGGTGTCATCCCTGTCATCCCTTCCCCTCGCTcccggcccgggcccggcccggtcTCTGAGCCCCGCCCAGCCCCGAATCGGCCCCGCTCCTACCGGGCCCCGCCGCCAGGCCGTCGCGCGCTTTGTGCATCATCACGGCACGCCGTCTCCACCTCCCCCTacagcaggggcaggcagggcgcGCCGCCGCCATGTTTGTTAAGGTCAAGGTCGAGCATGGCTGCGTTGCGCCTTTGCGGAAGCGGTGGCGGAAGGAGCGGCAGGATGGGCAGAGAAGACCGATCAGGGCGGCGCGGTGGAAAAAATCCGCTGGGAACTCGCGCAACGCCCACCGGCGGCGGAGGCTGCGCCCGGTTCAAAGATGGCGGCGCCCTGAGTGGCACCTGAGGGTATGAGCGGGCCTTAAAAGGGGCGGGGTCCCTGTCAGATAGGGTGGGCAGGGCTTAAAGGAGAGGGGCCCTTTGTCACCTGCAGGAGTCGGCATTGTCACCTGAGTGGGCGGGACTTAGAGGGGAGGGGCCCTTTATCACCTGCATGAGTCCACATTGCCACCTTGGGGACGGGACTTATCATGGTATGGCCATTGTCACCTAGATGGGCAGAGCTTGGCAGGGTGTGGCCATGGTCACCTAGGTGGGTGGAGCTTGCAGGGTGTGGCCACTGTCCCCTCCATGGGTGGAGCTTGGCAGGGTGTGGCCATtgtcccctgggctggctcctgaaattccgcATTGTGCAGGATgcctcccagacccaagctggcgCCAGTAGCaactcgggctggtttgacagtcCTGCAATCTGCCGTCAGGAACCGGgactggtgagttttgtttgccagggaaaagggccagcCCTGATGTTCAGGGTCCTGTGGCCCTATGAGAGTCTGTccgaattttccctcatctgcctcacaattgtcattgggggaccactgaagagaagactcCGCCCATCTAAAAtctctggctctgaaggagaaagtCACATGCCAAAGGCCCTGAGATCTGAAAGCATAATGTTAAGTtattgttttcacaggtgtTGCTTGTTGTATGCTACACTAAGCCCAATGAGAAGAAGGGGCACTGTGCTCTTTTTGCAACAATAGCCTTGGAAGCTGTTccacctctcggcctggctggacttctcctgagtttcagaGGGTCTCCCACAGAACACCTtcacctgttttacaaccactgtgacagacagactgagatgtaagaagcctctccatcaaggactgagacatgaaacccCTATGTGAGAAGGCTCCTTTCTGCTCCTTacaaggactgggactgaaatcCCCAACCCAGAGGAGGTGTGTGtgggaggcaagctgaccaaaccaagatgtttgcctgcagctTGTGACCACTGGaccaagaaaacaatggctctcatttactgctgagaacatggactaACTGTTACATCTATTCCTTATTGTATCTGTCTCCTCCCCCCCCTCACAATTTTCAATAGAATTATCATAATAAAAATCTCTGAGTTAGCTGGAGATTTTGAGATCTCCCCAACGTAACAGGCGGATCCTCGACTGGACTTGACCAAAGGACTTCGTCTCTACATTTGGTAGCTATACCTGCCCTCCCCGCccccttttcttctctctttctctgtctttttctctctcttaatCTCTCTATCgcattttgctgtggtcattcaatgaaggtgcatttgttttgattattacTGCAAATCCCCTGTGCCTTTTTGGTTctttgcaccctgagatcacCCCTACAAACCATCACATCACCCATTCACTAGGACGGATTGTAACAGGCctggagtggccagctggctcctgaaattccgcAATACATAGGATgcctcccagacccaagctggcaccagtgccaaatcaaGGTACTTTGATAGTGGCAAGTGCCTCCTGTAAAAAGCCATTAGGAACCTGGACTAAAAGTCCAGGAACCTGgacttttgtttgccagggaaaagggccagcactggtgttcaggggcctgtggcccaGAGTGGCTGGCTGCATGCTGAAAATTGTGCATCATGCCAGATGTCTCCCAGACTCAAGCTGCCACCACCGCAAAGTCAGGCTGCTTTGCGAGTCTTAAGTGCCTCCTGCAAACCTTCCCCAGCTGTTCCTTGTTGTTAAGGGTTTTGATTGAGGgaaaaatctctcttttttcaTTGCTGGAGGGATTaaatttcacaatatttttggagaaaaaattaaagggcATAATTGGTTTATTTGCCATTTTATGAGTTTCAATGGAGCTAACTGCCCTGGTTTCTCATTTTTATGGGTTCACTTGTAGGAAGCTCTGTCTTTTTCAACATTTTAAGGATTTAAACATTCATTTCTGGGCACTtctttctgtgcctttgggCCAGCTATCTCAGAGAACGGTGGGCCTGGCATGTACTTAACCCTTATGCTGCCcaggagttttgtttttttttccttatttttgtttctaatgTAGGCGGGCCTAATTAGGAGTCGCAAGGAGACTTAGCCTATGTACATCATTAGTATCCTTCTCCACCCTACTTAGTGATATACTACACAGTAATCATCAAGGAATAATTATGTAAGTTAACAGCAAATTACCCAATTTATCTAGCTATGCTACCCAAACACAAATTTGTATGTGTTACcagttttctgttcttctgctcCAAGTAGTTGTTGTAAAAAAGAAAGCACTGTTACTTATCTGAAGAGTATTCTTCTATAACAAGCCCTTTACTCCCCTTGAATTCGAGTCAGAGGAgccaaacagctgcagctgctctgagggcttTTATACCCGGTGGGATTTGccccctcccttttcctgggTGCCATGGGAACAAGAGGTGGGCACCATCAGGGGTATATTAACCCCAGCCTTGGCTGAGGGGCTTCATTCCctctctgggatgtgctggggtaAGAGCTCTCCTCTCATTTCAGTGAAGAGGCTCTTTCAGCTTATCTCAGCTTGTTTCCAGCAGGTGTTTCTGGGTATCTAAAGCAACAGAGGCATGGAAGATTCTGTGAAGAAAGCAGCATGGAATACAGGGAGTATTTAAGTTcatgattttgggttttgtgtttaGGGTTGGTAAACCTCATTTGTAATTTCTGGTGTTGttcttggtggttttttggtgggttttgtttttttggtgggttttgctgtttgtttttttggttgttgtttttttgggtttttttggtgtggagtttttttagttttttttttgggggggggagttggttttgtttggggggttgggtttttttttgtattttgaggAGTGCAACTCCCTTAAATTCCAGCTTGTGTCAGGCATAACACTTGTTTCAGCAGATTTGTCATGTCACAAAGGGGATCTAACCAGTGTCAAGGATGGTCCTTGAGACTGAGGCTTCAGATGAATTGAGGATTGTGGCTAGGAGGGGAGGGTGAGCAGGTATCCAGTTAGGAGTTATTGGAGGAGGGGGGGGTTTGAGGGCACATTGCATCCATGGCAGAGGGTCAGGGTTAGGAGGTGCTGGGCATTCCTAGGAGCACGGTGAGTAGCAGactggtggggttttgggtgaTGTGGTGCCAAGATCAGGCACTGATGTTTGGTTCTCTTTAATACAGCTGTCTGAGAGACACCAGCCAAGTGCCAGCAGGACCTTCCCAGCTGGCGAGGTGGCCTTTCTTTGCACCTGACAGGGATCAGCATCCCCTGATGTCTGAGAGATAAGTAGAGGGCTAAGGCCCACAGAGGGGATGAAAGCAGGGTGCTGGTTTGGGAATTACTAGGAGGGGTTTTGGAGTCCACTTTGGAGGTGGGGCGTGTTCATGAAGTGGCCCTTTAGGCCCCATAAAAGCAAAGTCTCACTTTTGATCACAGAGCTGAGGTGTGCAGCAGGGCAGAACAGTCACGGTGTGTCTCGTGTCACTTGTCTATTGTGCATTATGTGTTGTTTGGGTGTGTCATGTCTTTTACCTTAGCCCTTTGAGGAGCCTGTCAGAAACCCTGGCATCATTGTTAGCATCTGTGATCTCTGCATTCCTTGGCCTGGCACCCAGGCCATAGAACTTTTGACTCGGGAGTTCAGACAGGCATCAGACTCTCTTCTGTCTTTAGAAGCATCCAGTCAGATGTCTTTTCAGGTCTTGTTCTGAGTTATATGGACAGCTATGCCCCACCTGGATCCATTATGGTGGATTGGGGCTTGTAATAATATGAGGTCAGTTAGAGGATTCTGACCATAGGACTCCTAGGCATCCATCTTTCCTGTTCTTGGAATAAATCATCCAGTTTAGCATCTTCTTCCTCCAGGGTTCTCTGAGCCTCATCAGCTCACCATCGGTCTTACCTCGGTCATCTTTTTGCATTCTCTCAGTCCTTGCAGCCATTTTCCTTGCCAAGAGATTTCTGTTCCTGTTGTGTCCTCGTTGTCTGTCACGTCCTATCCCGTGTCATGGGTGTCAGCCCACATTTGTGccggagctgctctgccctgccgcATAGCCTGGTGCAATAGGAGAAGTCCTGGGGACTTGAAGTTCGTATTGTGAGGCGTAGGTGGACTCTAGATGGGATTTGTAAATGGACGCAAGATATCTGGAGCCCTTAAGTTATCCTGCAGCCCTTTGACTCTTGTCCTAACTTTCTTTCAGATGCAGAAGGATAAAATCCAGGGCAGAGTACCCCATCCCAGGTGAGGAGGTTCCCCGAGCAGGTCAGTCACTGTTTGTCGCTGTAGAGGAAGCATAAATGGTGGCTGTTGCAGCACTGTTCTTTGCCTCTCTTTTTAGGAAGTCAAGGGCCAGAGCAGCAGTCAAGACCGAGTGGGCAAGGTGAGCATTGAGTAGGGTACAGAAGCAGTTGTTATTGCTGAACTCTCGGTTTCTGGTGCAGCTCCAAGCATCTCctcttgtttttttattttaggtcGTCCACTTGCAGTCTATCCTAGCTGAGCACACCCATGCCAGGTGGGTGCAAGCTTAAGGTATTGGTGTGGCATACTTGTCAGGGTTGGGAGGTTGTGTTCTCACAGTATCTCAGcatgcttttctgctttgtttctttgcagGTGCTGTCCTAGGCATGCCCAGGAACAGAGAAGGGCAGGCGAGTTGACGTTTAGGCAGGCTGACTCATAGGTGAGCTGGGGCAGTGGTGTGGAGGACTCCTGGGGATTACTGTTTTTGAGAGCAATAGTCACATGTTCTGTTTTGTCTTAGGTCCCCTGAGGAGGCTTGTAGCCAAAGCTTGGAAATGGCAGCACCGAAGCACACATGGAGCACATCTCAACGTCCACATCCAGCCGAGGATGGATTTTGTCCACTCCTCTTCCTAAAGCTGAGTGTCGGGGCCAGTGgttgggagaaggggaaaaacctTTACTGTCACAGGAGGCAATCTGATGTCAGCTTAGTGGAGAGGTCTGTAGTGGGACAGGCTCTCTGGAAGTAAAGGGAGAGGGTTTCTCCTTGGCCTCACCAGAGCCTTTGCCAGGCAGGGCATTCCGACCCATCTCCACATTCTCGTGAACTTTGCGTCGTCAGCCTTCCTCGACTCGACACCGTCATGGATCTTTACCCCGAGGAGCTCGCCTTCAGGTCTGGAGCTATAGCCACGGTCACCTGGCAGTCTGCTTCCTTCTCTAGGCTTGCTCCTTCCCTCTCGAGCATCCTCTTAACTGCTTTGGCACTAACTTCTTTTAACGAGTTATATTTCATCATCACATGCTATTGTCATAGGGCTTCCTTTGCTTTGGCATCATCAGCCTCTGGCTCATCTGCTAGGAATCTCAGGTAACTAAGGGGAAAGTGCCAGGCAGTTGCCATTTGTCTCTGTTATGTTATCTGTGTCTATGTTATGTCGTCCGTGTCTGTGGTATGTAGTGTGTGTCCATTGTCTTCCACCTCATAGGCCTTTGTAACGTCTCGATGCTTGATCGGCACTCTTCTGTGCCATATAGGCCATGTTCTACTCACATTCCTTTCTGGATATCCCTTATTCTGGCATCTTTAAATTTTTACTCTTTGAGACAGGAATGTCTCACAGGGACAAGATGTTCTCATCCATCTTCCCTCTCACTACCAGCTTCGGTAGtgccttttttccattttcttggaCTTCTAGAGGGAGCGTCTTGCACCCGTCTCACGTGACTGCAGTAGTTCTATAGATTCCATCTTCTCAAAGGGTATAGGGCTCAAGAATTCATCTTCCAGAGAGTTATCTCCAGTCCTGGCTTGTATTGTATGTACCTATATTGTGTGTACCTATATTGACCTATATTGTATGTACTCACATTGTATGTATCTATGCTGGCTTGTACTGTATGTACTTATATTGTATGTACCTATGTTGGCTTATACTGTGTGTACTTACACTGTATGTAAGCGCGTCGCCCTATATTATGTGTATTTACACTCTGTATACTTGCACTGTATGCATCAGCTTATATTGTGTGTACATACATTGTACCACTTATGGttgggctgccctgccctggtaCGTAGTCACAGTTAGGTAGAACAGTTATAGAAATTTTACTGTTCAACTGtcttctgtgggattttgggtagAAAACTTATCAGTCCAGATTGAAGACAAGTCCTAGCTGTCAGATACCCGCTCATTGATCCCTTCCTGTCATCTCACAGGTCCCCGAGGCTACCGATTTCCCTGGAATCTACCATTTGAAgtcaaggagcagcagccagaagaTGCGTCAAAGCACGTTCCTCAGAGTCGTGAGTAAGGGCCGCAGCGAGCGTGTAAGTGGAAAGAATGTGTGAGCGTGTTTGAGAGCAcatggctgtgtctgtgtctgcttGTCTCTGCATGTGTGAGCACATGCTGACTGGATTTAACCTTGTGTATattacttttgcttttcaggtttTGCAACTCATT
This window harbors:
- the CCDC124 gene encoding coiled-coil domain-containing protein 124, producing the protein MPKKFQGENSKSAAARARRAEAKAAAEARRQQELEDELWKDEDKHVLRKEQRKEEREKRRLEQLERRKELQRLLEEEDSKLKGKSPKQGNPGKITRAQIEENVRKEQQQRENADAGEKEKSHLELPLEENLNRRLPEEGSVEARSIEDAIAALSVSQPLERHPERRLRAAFAAFEELQLPRLRRDNPNMRLSQLRQLLKKEWMRSPENPLNQRHKPYNSHQ